A genomic window from Bdellovibrio sp. SKB1291214 includes:
- a CDS encoding response regulator, translating into MENKRILIAEDSEIEGMILERALKSAGYQVSRAADGQQALEQHLAVSKFDLLITDISMPGLSGIELIWHARERNVLPPTIVLTSNKSEEASLKSLEIGALDHLTKPYNLPLILAKVKITLGRT; encoded by the coding sequence ATGGAAAATAAACGGATTCTTATAGCTGAAGATAGTGAAATCGAAGGAATGATCTTAGAGCGCGCTCTGAAATCGGCGGGATATCAAGTGTCACGCGCGGCCGATGGTCAACAAGCTTTGGAACAGCATTTAGCTGTAAGTAAGTTTGATTTATTGATCACGGACATTTCAATGCCAGGACTTTCTGGAATTGAATTGATTTGGCACGCCCGCGAAAGAAACGTGCTGCCACCAACCATCGTTCTGACTTCGAATAAATCCGAAGAAGCTTCTTTGAAAAGCTTAGAAATCGGGGCCTTGGACCATTTAACGAAACCCTATAATTTGCCTTTGATTCTTGCGAAGGTGAAGATCACCTTGGGTCGCACATGA
- a CDS encoding glycosyltransferase family 2 protein — MNFLEWYLRVVAYYFLTINSFYIFLFMLALISIRRREIIKPLLGDGKSYGFSPPVSIIVPAYNEEKSIVDSVHSLLRLKYGQIEVVVVNDGSKDGTFEVMKKICLLEPDEVVRMSDLGRAPVRGIYRSKIHPNLILIDKPNSGKADSLNVAIDYCSHDLVCAVDSDSVLNDDALLAISMPFTENPHTIASGGTIQLANGSTFKNSRPVDNRMPDGWLERVQIVEYIRSFFCGRVGLDVLGSTLVISGAFGIFRKDAVVAVRGYQADSMGEDMDLVVRMHRKYRDMNKKYSICFLPDPVCWTEAPSDLKTLQRQRRRWQVGLLQSLYENRRMMFNPKYGVIGMFAFPYNFIVDILGPFIELSAYIAITLGIMFGLVESDRIFTLVIASILYGMLISVGAVVIGELYYHRYTRLRDIGLLVVSTIFENFGYRQINSYWRMKALIDHFKGNHSWGEMKRTGFAKK; from the coding sequence GTGAATTTTCTAGAGTGGTACTTAAGAGTCGTTGCCTATTACTTTTTGACGATCAATAGCTTTTATATCTTCTTATTCATGCTGGCGTTGATATCAATCCGCCGTCGCGAAATTATTAAGCCTTTATTAGGTGATGGAAAGTCTTACGGATTTTCCCCTCCAGTTTCAATTATCGTTCCTGCTTACAACGAAGAAAAATCAATCGTTGATTCAGTCCATTCATTGCTTCGTTTGAAGTACGGTCAAATTGAAGTTGTGGTTGTGAACGACGGGTCAAAGGATGGCACCTTTGAGGTTATGAAAAAAATCTGTTTGCTTGAGCCCGACGAAGTGGTGCGTATGTCTGATCTGGGCCGTGCACCCGTGCGTGGCATTTATCGCTCCAAAATTCACCCGAATTTAATTTTGATTGATAAACCGAATTCAGGAAAAGCAGATAGCTTAAACGTGGCTATCGATTATTGCTCTCATGATCTTGTATGTGCAGTGGATTCTGACTCGGTACTTAATGATGATGCCTTGCTCGCGATCTCCATGCCGTTTACGGAGAACCCTCATACCATTGCTTCGGGCGGTACGATTCAGCTGGCTAATGGTTCGACTTTTAAAAACAGTCGACCTGTTGACAACAGAATGCCCGACGGCTGGTTGGAACGAGTGCAGATCGTTGAATATATACGCAGCTTTTTTTGCGGTCGTGTGGGTCTTGATGTTTTAGGTTCGACACTGGTGATTTCTGGGGCCTTTGGTATTTTCCGTAAAGACGCCGTCGTCGCAGTTCGTGGATATCAAGCTGACAGCATGGGCGAGGATATGGACCTGGTGGTTCGTATGCACCGCAAATATCGCGACATGAATAAAAAGTATTCCATTTGTTTTCTGCCAGACCCGGTTTGCTGGACCGAGGCTCCCTCAGACTTAAAAACATTGCAGCGTCAACGTCGCAGATGGCAAGTGGGCTTGTTGCAAAGCCTGTATGAAAACCGTCGTATGATGTTTAATCCCAAGTACGGAGTGATTGGAATGTTCGCATTCCCATATAACTTCATCGTCGATATATTGGGACCATTTATCGAACTTTCAGCGTATATTGCAATTACTTTGGGTATCATGTTTGGATTGGTCGAAAGTGATCGCATTTTTACTTTGGTCATAGCAAGTATATTATACGGAATGCTTATTTCCGTGGGTGCCGTAGTGATTGGTGAGCTGTACTATCATCGCTATACAAGACTGCGTGACATAGGCCTTTTAGTAGTATCAACTATTTTCGAAAATTTTGGTTATCGTCAGATCAATTCCTATTGGCGGATGAAGGCGTTAATCGATCACTTCAAAGGAAACCATAGTTGGGGTGAGATGAAACGAACGGGATT